The Streptomyces camelliae genome segment TGGAGAACCCCATCCAGCAGCCGCTGTCGGCGACCAGGCCCACGGTCACCTCGTTGAGATGGTCGACGACGACCCGTCCGGGCTCGATGCCGGACTCCCTCAGCACGTCCAGCGTGCGCCGGGTGCCGCGCTGCTTGTCGCGGTGCGGGGTGTGCACCAGCACCGGCAGACCGTGCTCGACGGCCAGTTGGAGCTGGGCCGCGAACACCTCGTCCTCCTCCGGCGTCATCGAGTCGTAGCCGACCTCGCCCACCGCCACCACCCCGTCCATCGCCAGGTAGCGCGGCAGCACACCGAGCACCTCGCGGCAGCGCGGGTCGTTGGCCTCCTTGGGGTTCAGCGCGATGGCACAGTGATGGCGGATGCCGAACTGGCTCGCGCGGAACGGCTCCCAGCCGGTCAGCGCGTCGAAGTAGTCGGTGAACGACCCGGCGTTGGTGCGCGGCTGGCCGAGCCAGAAGGCCGGCTCGACCAGTGCGCGCACCCCGGCCGCCGCCATGCGCTCGTAGTCGTCGGTGGTCCGAGAGGTCATGTGGATGTGTGGGTCGAAGATGCGCATCAGACTGCCTCCTCCTCGCGCTCGCCGGGCCGTGCCGGTGCCCGCTCGCCGGACCGGGCCGGCATCGGGTCGCCGATCAGCGCCAGCAGGGCGACCGCGTCGTCG includes the following:
- a CDS encoding TatD family hydrolase; translation: MRIFDPHIHMTSRTTDDYERMAAAGVRALVEPAFWLGQPRTNAGSFTDYFDALTGWEPFRASQFGIRHHCAIALNPKEANDPRCREVLGVLPRYLAMDGVVAVGEVGYDSMTPEEDEVFAAQLQLAVEHGLPVLVHTPHRDKQRGTRRTLDVLRESGIEPGRVVVDHLNEVTVGLVADSGCWMGFSIYPDTKMSPDRMAAVLRAYGPDRMLVNSAADWGRSDPLLTRSTGQAMLAAGFTDDDVDRVLWRNPVEFYGQSGRLEIAGTEAGAASGANVPAPVFAGNSIARGGS